In Gossypium arboreum isolate Shixiya-1 chromosome 6, ASM2569848v2, whole genome shotgun sequence, the following are encoded in one genomic region:
- the LOC108484526 gene encoding calcium-dependent protein kinase 8-like, translated as MQYAKIKSDCIAENDRNFVPRENKKKQEEKETEQRVAQAIIRSAIDFKRDPWPKVSDNTKALVKKMLNLDRKQLLTAQEVLEHSWLQNAKKAPNVPLGETMKARLKQFSVTNKVRREL; from the exons ATGCAATATGCAAAGATAAAGTCAGATTGTATCGCCGAAAATGATAGAAACTTTGTTCCTAGAGAAAATAAGAAGAAGCAAGAAGAAAAAG AGACTGAGCAAAGGGTGGCACAAGCAATTATTCGCTCTGCTATTGACTTTAAGAGGGACCCATGGCCTAAGGTTTCGGACAATACAAAGGCccttgtaaagaaaatgcttaaTCTTGATCGAAAGCAGCTTCTTACAGCACAAGAAGTGCTTG AACATTCATGGCTACAAAATGCCAAGAAAGCACCCAATGTTCCATTGGGTGAGACTATGAAAGCTAGGCTCAAACAATTTTCTGTAACGAACAAGGTGAGAAGAGAGCTCTAA